A portion of the Malassezia japonica chromosome 3, complete sequence genome contains these proteins:
- a CDS encoding uncharacterized protein (COG:S; EggNog:ENOG503NY66): MAKKKAPQLDAWCWYCDREFEDEKGGLAVHLGQVHKAEPGLLENTLPGRASFDIEIYGMVGVPDGDLREWMARKGARQQQQGAQPVQHAPKRPRIDRAPLSAEQLRAQLEAHKALMNGIAPTAPVMYGVPSTTVQAQAPVAAPGPEVAAPAPAPEPAPSVPHDAPPAPLSAPEASVSQAAPVPAPVPPVVTPVGPPPPPPAAEEPVPPSDAPPAKKARLAYTDTELHPDEKRAQLPRYAYRESAPHAGRPSAAELF, from the exons ATGGCCAAGAAGAAAGCGCCTCAGCTGGACGCGTGGTGCTGGTATTGCGA ccgcGAATTCGAAGATGAAAAGG GCGGCCTCGCGGTGCATCTGGGGCAGGTACACAAGGCCGAGCCGGGATT ACTCGAGAATACGCTGCCTGGACGTGCTTCGTTCGACATCGAGATCTACGGCAtggtcggcgtgccggacgGCGACCTACGCGAGTGGATGGCGCGCAAGGGCGCGCgacagcagcagcagggcgcgcagccggtgcagcacgcgccgaAACGGCCGCGCATCGATCGCGCGCCTCTCTCGGCTGAGCAGCTCCGCGCACAGCTCGAGGCACACAAGGCGCTCATGAATGGCATCGCGCCGACCGCACCTGTGATgtacggcgtgccgagcacgacagtgcaggcgcaggcgcctgtcgctgcgccgggaCCCGAGGTGGCAGCGCCGGCTCCAGCGCCGGAGCCGGCGCCGTCCGTGCCCCATGACGCGCCCCCTGCGCCTCTGTCTGCCCCGGAAGCATCTGTGTcgcaggcggcgcctgtacctgcgcctgtgccgcCGGTGGTGACGCCGGTcggaccgccgccgccgccgccagctGCGGAAGAGCCGGTGCCTCCGTCCGACGCCCCCCCCGCCAAAAAAGCGCGCTTGGCATACACCGACACGGAGCTGCACCCCGACGAGAAGCgggcgcagctgccgcgGTACGCATATCGCGAGTCGGCTCCGCACGCTGGCCGCCCCAGCGCCGCAGAGCTCTTTTAA
- a CDS encoding uncharacterized protein (SECRETED:SignalP(1-22)), producing the protein MDALLWLLLVGLAALCTLPALAALRARTVLANSETRVVGGKTPCHTLDIGAVALYDLGVLRVARVPHDTDRRTWATYVGALGHWWHLAFFDTTEPHSAPSVALALVEDRSQHPHHSIAQLQEELDALRAQKKYDDHTRYALRRDLRALDDATLAAEHALCAARTRAKEARDAHARAHARLEERRAALLEAQERVHAVTGAAARRASIASESHARHTSTARAMAGRAREVREEIAALKRTAAALQSRPPSPPAWDVANLLPSSLLSTHDEDSAEPVPRKPTGLGIDPTLSVPPLCHSPLSSVSCTPPTPHGSLEGSDYLHAGFRPRRLNPNAKTFVAARLGARASLGDVSMP; encoded by the coding sequence ATggacgcgctgctgtgGCTGCTCTTGGTCGGCTTGGCAGCGCTGTGCACGCTcccggcgctcgctgcgctgcgggcGCGCACGGTGCTCGCGAATAGCGAAACAAGGGTAGTTGGAGGAAAAACGCCGTGCCATACGCTCGATATCGGCGCTGTGGCGCTGTACGACCTCGGCGTTCTCCGCGTGGCACGCGTGCCGCACGACACGGACCGGCGTACGTGGGCGACGTACGTAGGCGCACTGGGCCACTGGTGGCACCTTGCATTTTTCGACACGACTGAGCCACACAGCGCACCGTCCGTCGCAttggcgctcgtcgaggaccgcTCGCAGCACCCTCACCATTCCATTGCGCAGCTACAAgaagagctcgacgcgctccgcgcaCAGAAAAAATACGACGACCACACGCGCTATgcactgcgccgcgacctgcgcgcactggacgacgcgacgctcgccgcagaACATGCcctctgcgccgcacgtacgcgcgcaaaagaggcgcgcgatgcgcacgcgcgtgcgcacgcgcgcctcgaagagcggcgcgccgcgctcctcgaggcccaagagcgcgtgcacgccgtgacgggcgcggcggcgcggcgtgcctcTATCGCATCCGAATCGCATGCACGACACACGAGCACGGCACGTGCCATGGCTGGACGCGCACGCGAAGTGCGCGAAGAGATCGCGGCACTGAAACGCACGGCAGCAGCGCTGCAGtcgcgcccgccgagcccgcCGGCGTGGGACGTGGCGAATCTCTTGCCGTCGAGCTTGCTCTCGAcgcacgacgaggacaGCGCGGAGCCTGTACCCCGCAAACCGACAGGGCTTGGCATCGACCCGACACTGAGCGTCCCGCCACTGTGCCACTCGCCACTCTCTTCGGTGTCGTGCACGCCCCCGACGCCGCACGGCTCGCTGGAGGGGAGCGACTATTTGCACGCCGGCTTCCGGCCACGGCGCCTCAACCCGAATGCCAAGACATTTGTCGCggcacgcctcggcgcgcgcgcaagtctcggcgacgtgtccATGCCGTAG
- the TGL1 gene encoding sterol esterase (TransMembrane:3 (o225-248i456-475o481-499i); MEROPS:MER0208659; COG:I; EggNog:ENOG503NUHK): MASRPVSNRRRNYNQRATDFTESHDLNDEFHDVPGLASNAGHEGTHAHWADEEEPAPRTSGEMASTMGRPSGEYEDAFDDAEPYESEYGAPSAAERYSDAPSAYDPESEYGTSYGGAGAGAAPSSRHAPASRHAPGTRQYTTDYDDEPAHYERDVRIERPHTEGANAENYYGSKQKELDYEYRPEYPSAGEDEDVGGFPAFFHHPVGQYGNFNIFQRLYLEIRQMASFGLTSVALVVVANLAFISYFNPFRKSPPKARTDLEFERRITGERLSGRVEYYAEYWGYKCEEYEITTRGGWILKAHRISDPRRPGGRGYPVIVQHGILCNSLFYFTNEERSLGFWLVDQGFDVWSTNVRSNYNAGHTQYGRWDPRFWAWGMMELAEDLVDVVNYILQQTGYSQLAYIGHSQGTASMFLALSNGKYPSLGNKLSSFCALGPAVFPGPSLRRFPFRVMQLLTSRFAWSFVFGVRDFFPAIELGRQVAPAYIFGHFAYVIFAYLFDFHDHNWIDRLKPKIFRSTGIQTSSELLYFYMRSFVGRGCIFDPNVHTPWFPKQFPPLTVVYGTTDYLVVGKPLVERLLRYENNVEIVHIVELQGFEHMDMVLGVDAYKVVFPKIKDTIVRTMDLEDMPAKAVM; encoded by the coding sequence ATGGCGAGCCGTCCGGTATCGAACCGGCGACGCAATTATAATCAGCGTGCGACGGACTTTACCGAAAGTCATGACCTGAACGATGAGTTCCATGATGTGCCCGGTCTCGCGTCCAACGCGGGCCACGAAGGGACACACGCCCACTGGGCAGACGAAGAAGAGCCCGCCCCGCGTACGAGCGGCGAGATGGCCTCGACGATGGGCCGCCCGAGTGGCGAGTACGAGGATGCGTTCGATGATGCGGAGCCGTACGAGAGCGagtacggcgcgccgtcggccgccgagcgctacagcgatgcgccgagcgcctaCGACCCCGAGAGCGAGTACGGAACGAGCtacggcggcgccggtgccggcgctgcgccgtctTCGCGCCATGCACCGGCTTCGCGCCATGCTCCGGGCACGCGCCAGTACACCACCGACTATGACGATGAGCCGGCGCATTACGAACGCGATGTGAGGATCGAGCGCCCGCACACCGAGGGTGCCAATGCTGAGAACTACTACGGCAGCAAGCAAAAAGAGTTGGACTATGAGTACCGCCCCGAGTACCCCTCGgccggcgaggacgaggacgtggGCGGCTTCCCCGCCTTTTTCCATCACCCTGTTGGGCAGTATGGCAACTTTAACATCTTCCAGCGCCTCTATCTCGAGATAAGGCAGATGGCGTCGTTCGGTCTGACTAGTGTTGCGTTGGTTGTTGTGGCGAACCTTGCCTTTATCTCCTACTTTAACCCCTTCCGCAAGTCGCCGCCCAAGGCACGTACGGACCTCGAGTTTGAGCGCCGCATCACCGGTGAGCGCCTGAGTGGCCGTGTGGAATACTATGCCGAGTACTGGGGCTACAAGTGCGAAGAGTACGAGATTACGACCCGCGGCGGCTGGATCCTCAAGGCGCACCGTATTTCGGACCCCCGCCGCCCTGGCGGCCGAGGCTACCCCGTGATTGTGCAGCACGGTATTCTGTGTAACTCGCTCTTTTATTTTACCAACGAGGAGCGATCGCTCGGTTTCTGGTTGGTGGACCAAGGCTTTGATGTGTGGAGCACCAACGTCCGCTCGAACTACAACGCAGGCCACACCCAGTACGGCCGCTGGGACCCTCGTTTTTGGGCGTGGGGTATGATGGAGCTGGCCGAGGACCTGGTCGACGTTGTGAACTACATCCTGCAGCAGACCGGCTACAGCCAGTTGGCGTACATCGGCCACTCACAGGGCACTGCCTCCATGTTCCTTGCGCTGAGTAACGGCAAATACCCCAGTCTGGGCAACAAGCTGAGCTCCTTTTGCGCGCTCGGCCCTGCGGTGTTCCCCGGTCCCTCGCTGCGTCGTTTCCCCTTCCGTGTGATGCAACTGCTCACGTCGCGCTTTGCCTGGTCGTTTGTCTTTGGTGTCCGCGACTTTTTCCCAGCGATCGAGCTTGGTCGCCAGGTGGCACCGGCGTACATCTTTGGTCACTTTGCCTATGTTATTTTCGCTTACCTGTTCGATTTCCACGACCACAACTGGATCGACCGCCTGAAGCCCAAGATTTTCCGGTCAACCGGTATCCAGACGAGTTCCGAGCTGCTTTACTTCTACATGCGCTCGTTCGTCGGCCGTGGCTGTATCTTTGACCCGAACGTCCATACCCCGTGGTTCCCCAAGCAGTTCCCTCCTCTGACGGTTGTCTACGGTACGACCGACtacctcgtcgtcggcaagccgctcgtcgagcgtctttTGCGCTACGAGAACAATGTCGAGATCGTGCACATTGTTGAGCTGCAAGGATTCGAACATATGGACATGGTATTGGGTGTCGATGCGTACAAGGTCGTCTTCCCCAAGATCAAGGATACCATTGTGCGCACCATGGATCTGGAGGATATGCCGGCCAAGGCAGTGATGTAG